A single genomic interval of uncultured Desulfobacter sp. harbors:
- a CDS encoding sulfite exporter TauE/SafE family protein gives MTWATAFQVALLGLIGGILSGFIGSGGAFFMTPGMMNLGVPGPVAVASNITHKFGKAMVGSKKHGEMGNVDKKLSFFMLITAFAGIRLAVVVMKLLFAGSGDSHSTDHGAGADLYISLVFGFILSLVALSMLSDIIKSKVSDESGPSTKIVDFLARLRLYPLIYFPVADVKVSLWVIMTCGLATGYLAGTIGVGGFIGVPAMIYVFGVPAAVAAGSELYLAMYMGAFGALNYAFEGMVDIRMTLLLYAGSLLGIYIGVYGTKVVKEIVIRGVTAVIILLCVISRIVAIPIYLQQLGYVNFDPKYNEYLNLASKGMLYVAGCTGGLMILFFVGRAYFQRRKIEASLSRGIGKKDMQTQMEEISHA, from the coding sequence ATGACATGGGCAACGGCCTTTCAGGTGGCCTTGCTCGGGTTGATCGGCGGTATATTGAGCGGGTTTATCGGGTCCGGGGGAGCCTTTTTCATGACTCCCGGGATGATGAACCTTGGGGTGCCGGGGCCGGTGGCCGTGGCCAGTAACATCACCCACAAATTCGGCAAAGCCATGGTGGGCTCGAAAAAACACGGTGAAATGGGGAACGTGGACAAAAAGCTCTCTTTTTTCATGCTGATCACCGCATTTGCCGGTATCCGGCTGGCCGTTGTGGTTATGAAACTTTTGTTTGCCGGCAGCGGCGATTCCCATTCCACGGACCACGGTGCCGGGGCTGACCTATATATCAGTCTGGTCTTTGGCTTTATTCTTTCATTGGTGGCCCTGTCCATGCTCAGTGACATCATCAAATCCAAGGTATCGGATGAAAGCGGACCGTCCACCAAGATCGTGGATTTTCTGGCCCGGCTCAGGCTCTACCCCTTGATCTATTTTCCGGTGGCCGACGTGAAAGTCTCACTCTGGGTCATCATGACCTGCGGTCTGGCCACGGGCTATCTGGCCGGCACCATCGGCGTGGGCGGCTTTATCGGCGTACCGGCCATGATATACGTGTTCGGCGTTCCTGCGGCCGTGGCTGCCGGTAGCGAGCTTTACCTGGCCATGTACATGGGTGCCTTCGGTGCCTTGAACTATGCCTTTGAAGGCATGGTGGACATCCGGATGACCCTTCTGCTTTATGCCGGATCTCTTCTGGGGATTTACATCGGCGTATACGGCACCAAAGTGGTCAAGGAAATTGTCATCCGTGGGGTGACCGCCGTGATCATCCTGCTCTGCGTCATCAGCCGTATCGTTGCCATTCCCATTTATCTTCAGCAACTCGGTTACGTGAATTTCGATCCCAAGTACAACGAGTACCTGAACCTGGCCAGTAAAGGAATGCTTTATGTGGCCGGTTGCACGGGTGGTCTGATGATCCTTTTCTTTGTTGGACGGGCTTATTTCCAACGCCGCAAAATCGAAGCCAGTCTGTCACGGGGCATTGGAAAAAAAGACATGCAAACCCAAATGGAGGAGATAAGCCATGCATAA
- a CDS encoding response regulator gives MHKDNIRIIVIDDESIVGKRLKPALEKNGAQVITFEDPEKALASFDEDPTDIVVTDIRMDKIDGIEILDRVLAKESRTKVILITGYATVEIAREALSKGAFDFIAKPFKPNDLRVIIERAAKSLFKN, from the coding sequence ATGCATAAAGACAATATACGCATTATTGTGATCGACGATGAATCCATTGTGGGCAAACGCCTTAAACCAGCTCTTGAAAAAAACGGCGCCCAGGTCATCACCTTTGAGGACCCTGAAAAAGCCTTGGCGTCCTTTGACGAAGACCCCACCGACATCGTGGTTACCGATATCCGAATGGACAAAATCGACGGCATTGAAATTCTGGATCGTGTTCTGGCCAAGGAAAGCCGGACCAAGGTTATTCTCATCACCGGCTACGCCACCGTTGAAATCGCCCGGGAGGCCCTTTCCAAAGGGGCTTTTGATTTTATTGCCAAACCGTTTAAACCCAATGACCTGAGGGTCATTATCGAGCGAGCCGCTAAGAGCCTGTTTAAAAATTAG
- a CDS encoding ATP-binding protein — protein sequence MPLSIFIQNIRLSSIRAKLIVTFIVFFGLCTAVSLGSIWMLSSIEKKIDFLDVANNFMVEIQQARRFEKNYLLYNTNLADAREHLTMASAILSTNKDTVEKILGKNHTATMIQYMTEYSDQIAHLNKTKDIELLRQSGSQLVKLADEFVTKEREAVTRMFKLAQRAPIVFTIILALFMVAIFVTLARQLVLSLNRFMNYTKRIGEGDFTPIQYPKHHSDEFSKLADGFNHMVQELDHRQEILVQSHKLRAIGTLVAGVAHELNNPLNNSMLTASMLKEDFDILEQDDKMEMIDDLIHETERSQRIVRELLDFARETETNIKPLKIDEILRDSIRLVANQMKMAKIKMEVDIQDGLPPVHGDEQMLKQVFVNLILNAVDALPPKGTIKTSILKDQKPGFVVVNISDDGPGIPEHIKDRIFEPFFTTKSKGKGTGLGLSVSRGIVRKLGGYITLDSEEGKGTAFNVALPTTLLPSRVHGIQ from the coding sequence ATGCCACTTTCTATATTTATTCAAAATATACGACTGAGCAGTATCCGGGCCAAGTTGATTGTGACCTTTATCGTGTTTTTCGGATTGTGCACGGCCGTTTCTCTGGGATCGATCTGGATGTTGTCGTCCATTGAAAAGAAGATTGATTTTTTGGATGTGGCTAACAATTTCATGGTGGAGATCCAGCAGGCCCGGCGTTTTGAAAAGAATTATCTGCTTTACAACACCAACCTTGCGGATGCCCGGGAACATCTCACCATGGCCAGTGCTATTCTGAGTACCAACAAGGACACCGTTGAGAAAATCCTGGGCAAAAACCATACGGCCACCATGATTCAGTATATGACCGAATACTCGGATCAGATCGCCCATTTAAACAAAACCAAGGACATAGAACTGTTGCGCCAATCGGGCAGCCAGTTGGTCAAACTGGCCGACGAGTTTGTAACCAAGGAACGTGAAGCGGTCACCCGCATGTTCAAGCTGGCACAGCGCGCCCCCATCGTTTTTACCATCATTCTTGCCCTGTTTATGGTGGCGATTTTTGTGACATTGGCGCGCCAGCTGGTGCTTTCCCTCAATCGCTTTATGAATTACACCAAGCGCATCGGGGAGGGGGATTTTACTCCTATTCAGTACCCCAAGCATCATTCGGACGAATTTTCCAAGCTGGCCGACGGCTTCAATCATATGGTTCAGGAGCTGGACCATCGCCAGGAGATCCTTGTTCAATCCCACAAACTCAGGGCTATCGGCACCCTGGTGGCCGGGGTGGCTCACGAATTGAACAACCCTTTGAACAATTCCATGCTCACGGCATCCATGCTCAAGGAGGATTTCGATATCCTGGAACAGGATGATAAAATGGAGATGATTGATGATTTGATTCACGAAACCGAGCGTTCCCAGCGCATCGTACGGGAACTGCTTGATTTTGCACGGGAAACCGAAACCAATATCAAACCCTTGAAAATCGACGAGATTCTCAGGGATTCCATCCGCCTGGTGGCCAATCAGATGAAAATGGCCAAAATTAAAATGGAAGTTGATATCCAGGACGGCCTCCCGCCGGTTCACGGTGACGAGCAAATGCTCAAACAAGTGTTTGTCAACCTGATTCTCAATGCTGTTGATGCCTTGCCCCCCAAAGGTACCATCAAAACATCCATTCTCAAAGACCAAAAGCCCGGTTTTGTGGTGGTTAACATCAGTGATGACGGCCCGGGAATCCCCGAGCACATCAAGGACCGGATTTTCGAACCGTTTTTCACCACCAAATCCAAAGGCAAAGGAACGGGCCTGGGCCTGTCCGTTTCCCGGGGCATTGTCCGTAAGCTGGGCGGGTATATCACCTTGGACAGTGAAGAAGGAAAGGGCACGGCCTTTAATGTGGCCCTTCCCACCACCCTTCTGCCCTCACGCGTGCACGGCATTCAGTAA
- a CDS encoding MFS transporter — MTEKNSISGPQSDKKKWMILGAVMLGVIMGPIDGSIVNVVLPTIANYFQSDYALVQWVPTIYLLAICSFILVYGRLGDMLGYKRIFLIGLACFSGASLLCGLSRNIWMLIIFRAVQGVTVSMQMALGMAIITSAFHPMERGKAIGIYATAIALGLMIGPAIGGVIAHYLSWRFVFFVNIPIGIIAFFWGRRVIPPGKKKPGQRLDMAGAALAFGFLFSIMLYANRGETFGWFSGWGFVLLLCTILLGWLFVHVERRVAQPMLNLKIFSNRRFSFACLSSMLNFIGLYTVVFLTPWYLADALQKDVFIVGMVMMAFALLTFFIGPLSGALSDRIGYRGLGIAGMLIHASGLVLLSRLDTSAGNLNVAWRLAVCGFGAGMFQSPINSAVMGSAPAQFRGIASSLLAAMRNTGMAFGIAVSGAVVYNLAPFTTRGQAGPFSGAQLDIFINGLHWSYLTGALFSLLSAVAVFFSKSDMSSSIGD; from the coding sequence ATGACTGAAAAAAATTCGATATCAGGCCCTCAGAGTGATAAAAAAAAGTGGATGATCCTCGGTGCAGTGATGTTAGGTGTCATTATGGGGCCTATTGATGGGAGTATTGTCAATGTGGTCCTTCCCACAATTGCCAACTATTTCCAAAGTGACTATGCTCTGGTGCAGTGGGTTCCGACCATATATCTTCTTGCTATTTGCTCCTTTATCCTGGTCTACGGCAGACTGGGGGACATGTTGGGCTACAAACGGATTTTTCTCATCGGACTGGCCTGCTTCTCAGGTGCATCTCTGCTGTGCGGATTGTCTCGGAACATCTGGATGTTAATCATCTTTCGGGCCGTTCAGGGGGTCACCGTATCGATGCAGATGGCCTTAGGCATGGCTATTATCACTTCGGCGTTTCATCCAATGGAACGTGGCAAAGCCATCGGCATCTATGCCACCGCTATTGCTTTAGGCCTGATGATAGGACCGGCTATAGGTGGTGTAATTGCTCATTATTTGAGTTGGAGATTCGTCTTTTTCGTCAATATCCCCATCGGTATCATTGCCTTTTTCTGGGGCCGCCGGGTAATTCCTCCGGGAAAAAAAAAGCCGGGTCAACGCCTGGATATGGCCGGCGCCGCCCTGGCATTCGGTTTTCTCTTCAGCATAATGCTTTATGCGAATCGAGGTGAAACTTTTGGGTGGTTTTCCGGATGGGGATTTGTGTTGCTGCTGTGTACCATATTATTAGGATGGCTTTTCGTTCATGTTGAACGAAGAGTGGCGCAGCCCATGCTGAATCTCAAAATTTTTTCCAACCGCCGCTTCAGTTTTGCCTGCCTGAGTTCCATGCTGAATTTTATAGGACTTTATACCGTAGTTTTCCTAACACCTTGGTACCTCGCTGATGCATTGCAAAAGGATGTTTTTATCGTCGGCATGGTGATGATGGCTTTTGCTCTGCTCACATTTTTCATCGGACCGCTGAGTGGAGCGTTGTCGGACCGTATCGGCTACCGAGGTCTTGGTATTGCCGGCATGCTGATCCACGCCTCGGGATTAGTGCTGCTCAGCAGGTTGGACACCAGCGCGGGCAACCTGAATGTGGCCTGGCGTTTGGCGGTTTGCGGATTTGGGGCGGGCATGTTCCAGAGCCCGATCAACAGTGCTGTAATGGGTAGTGCACCGGCTCAATTCCGGGGTATCGCGTCCAGCCTGTTAGCCGCCATGCGCAATACCGGCATGGCCTTCGGTATTGCTGTGTCCGGCGCCGTCGTATACAACCTTGCACCATTCACCACCCGAGGCCAAGCCGGACCATTCAGTGGCGCCCAACTCGATATCTTCATTAACGGTTTGCATTGGAGCTATTTGACCGGTGCTTTGTTTTCCTTGCTGTCTGCAGTTGCTGTGTTTTTTTCAAAAAGCGACATGAGTTCGTCAATCGGGGATTAG
- a CDS encoding SulP family inorganic anion transporter has protein sequence MNSIQKQFPIMRGLLPIRWPKVPGEVIAGVTLAALAIPEVMGYTRIAGTPIITGIYTMLIPAGLFAVFGSSRHLVVGADSATAAMLSVGLAGLAVKESADYVALAGVLALMVAGFLMIARVFRLGFLANFLSRTVLVGFLTGVGIQVGLGQIQGMLGIHRAAHGIFSQLVTVWRQIGQFQPYSLCLSIAVIFTIIGLKRISERIPGELIAVSGAITASWIWDFKAKGVAVLGDVPSGLPEIGVPDINCSWALIEQLLPIAFGMFIVILAQSAATSRAYSDRHGEYLDEDSDLVGLSMANIGAGLSGTFVVNGSPTKTQIIDSAGGSSQLTQLSAAVVVMLVLLFFTAPLAYMPESVLAAVVFLIGAKLIDIKGLKKIYAERPWEFWVAVTTTVVIVFWGVEQGILLAIFLSLIVHTRHGYRPKNTLMIMTGAGKWHSFPISPQNQAAPGLMIYHFSHSIYYANCVQLKEEVKTLVKNAEPQLRWFCIDCVAVDDIDFTAAETLFILLDLLSKRNIRLVFVAVSDEVRNELDRSGLSEWMGCEAYFTSIEDVVVAYEHRHN, from the coding sequence ATGAATAGCATACAAAAACAGTTTCCGATCATGCGGGGCCTGCTGCCAATACGGTGGCCGAAGGTTCCAGGTGAAGTTATCGCCGGTGTAACCCTAGCGGCCCTGGCTATTCCAGAAGTAATGGGCTATACCAGGATCGCGGGAACGCCCATCATCACAGGCATCTACACGATGCTCATCCCGGCCGGCCTGTTCGCCGTGTTCGGGTCATCCCGCCACTTGGTCGTGGGGGCAGATTCGGCGACCGCCGCCATGCTATCGGTTGGCCTTGCTGGTCTCGCCGTGAAGGAGTCCGCTGACTATGTTGCCCTGGCGGGGGTGCTGGCCTTGATGGTGGCGGGTTTTCTGATGATAGCGCGGGTTTTCCGGCTTGGGTTTCTCGCAAACTTTCTCTCCCGTACCGTCCTAGTCGGATTTCTTACCGGGGTTGGTATCCAGGTAGGGCTGGGGCAAATCCAGGGGATGCTGGGTATCCACCGTGCAGCGCACGGGATATTCAGCCAGCTCGTCACTGTCTGGCGGCAAATCGGCCAATTCCAGCCCTATTCGTTGTGCCTATCGATTGCTGTGATTTTCACCATTATTGGCTTGAAACGGATCTCAGAGCGGATTCCCGGGGAGCTGATTGCCGTGTCCGGCGCCATTACAGCGAGCTGGATCTGGGATTTTAAGGCGAAGGGAGTCGCTGTCCTGGGTGATGTGCCGAGTGGATTACCGGAGATAGGGGTGCCTGATATCAATTGTAGCTGGGCGCTTATAGAGCAGCTTCTTCCGATCGCTTTTGGCATGTTTATTGTCATCCTCGCGCAGAGTGCCGCCACCTCCCGGGCTTATTCCGACCGCCATGGTGAATACCTGGACGAAGACAGCGATCTCGTAGGTCTTAGTATGGCAAATATTGGTGCCGGCTTATCAGGTACTTTCGTTGTTAACGGCAGTCCGACAAAAACCCAGATAATCGACAGTGCCGGTGGAAGCAGTCAGTTGACCCAACTCTCCGCAGCCGTCGTCGTAATGCTGGTACTGCTCTTCTTCACCGCACCGCTGGCCTATATGCCGGAGTCCGTGCTTGCCGCAGTGGTCTTTCTGATCGGTGCGAAACTGATTGACATAAAAGGATTGAAAAAAATCTATGCCGAGCGTCCCTGGGAATTCTGGGTCGCCGTGACCACGACGGTGGTTATTGTATTCTGGGGGGTTGAACAGGGTATCCTGCTGGCGATTTTTCTTTCGCTGATAGTCCATACACGCCACGGCTACCGGCCGAAAAATACACTTATGATCATGACCGGGGCCGGGAAATGGCATTCGTTTCCCATCAGCCCCCAGAATCAGGCTGCACCCGGCCTGATGATCTACCACTTCAGCCACAGTATATACTATGCCAATTGTGTGCAGCTTAAAGAAGAGGTAAAAACCTTGGTCAAAAACGCGGAACCACAGTTGAGATGGTTTTGCATCGACTGCGTTGCTGTCGATGACATCGATTTCACGGCAGCCGAAACCCTATTCATTCTGCTGGATCTGCTTAGTAAACGAAACATTCGTCTCGTTTTTGTTGCCGTATCGGATGAAGTGAGGAACGAGCTTGATCGTTCCGGTTTGTCCGAATGGATGGGCTGCGAGGCGTACTTCACTTCCATTGAAGACGTAGTCGTGGCCTATGAACACCGCCACAACTAA